A genomic window from Purpureocillium takamizusanense chromosome 2, complete sequence includes:
- the IRA2 gene encoding Ras GTPase activating protein ira2 (EggNog:ENOG503NX3S~COG:V), whose product MNGEAGLVSCLVDRVATRLPHRTGAAGRSFDKDEILQITRSTLLDLSYSNLTIVLGSLLNLLEDITRSYTPVAAHPTHVLRSEVYVVGLLADCCSSSWGATSDNTGKTSAARRPIPKPIDDVLVNRVFDIARQVLEPIPDNYILPAEALLEQISDRNIRIPRAPNASQQKHDVSTSDAACVEECLAELDVYIKAVVEYVSASNWSTSFAYFRNVVYNIRTTSFAEASAELSSSAQAAEVPALVILRLMSFLWVDASKLGHVIQELCSSYLHFRRSCQNTVAVVLPLLITRWINRFPDQFMRLHLMHKRLDGGADTLFDMTQTVGDNGKRKAVFYPLQMTLLLLLPDVFQVASNMREAKSNNMVKKVAFLDLLRKALRNGNERAAYCLVTLLRAARHFDAEHDSALVSYAMDVQNEVRDALFGSPPGLPPVLSFDQDIITGAFASLVHLNLHGSIDTLLRTCIAQTSTEKFKIAVVQSCTYFAGQAHALKCDGLFNTAIPFMRAQFEANCNRIATTQGDEQKLSGTLLILSILEFLDAFPGPLLGEMSRMSLNDGFLRPFLLCVLSPDPSIRRLAARVAKRVFANIGNKHQVPEGRFDSSMDDLRTLLWKQGSDVLLEICSRIDTDDGEGVLELYGVLESRVTLVKAIPSLVDEIDASIDAEFASPLETTLLVSLCTPDIEVCQNVTACIGMLLEEHAVRNTADSARALTWVSYNRAVYHDLASPEFRFTGLVAFQKRMRGLLRRLQHPTLGILAAWEAAFDKWLHLAKEVSTAPVDGIDDKLLAEWRNFSGFLASLGGICIADKGPPLEEPFSEDMRWIDRVCSDHYEESPLARYLRLSIQLLGCSNVKVREAMRDVLSSEIPPILYPPLFRALESELDVLLTGALASVEKGHESEIIFAEQAASVLKAMVERLESTADLGASSSVHLGALTLNLARFIDGVQDIMSMQRVKIRICNLCEAVTKRKEYLNLRDDVRIRNQLLEYIFGWIARPHPTKIDHQHSSGPRYDDGRRIQRDLDKACLKCLADLTCRLPLQPLDNQPDADTSEMKSQMFHTYFNRFLSLLNYETKDSGKLEYPPIAAAREETMTNSDLVITILSNLLSANIDVGLKHSLNIGYHENIEIRAAFIKVLYNILLQGKEFSSLTDLAVSEKYEALLNLLTTDLSLVVSMSSICPPSEVDELTVCLLTIFEQRGLLFDLFEALVQYEVEQTENETELLRRTSVATKLLSLYAKWKGVAYLRATLHNVLERLMITSQDLDLELDPARVGSEEELQKNAIQLQIVAKVFMDDICASELLVPSSFRRICCIISDTVSHRFPNAKYTAVGAFMFLRFICPAIVAPESEGLVSTVPTKEMRRGLLLIAKVIQNLANNVLFGTKEPYMFPLNPFLVQNIGFVTTFLSRISEPTEPMEDPESTVLVDFGSCVAIHRFLYDHWDHLRQTLVSRDKRVVIRNLGELSRGSPTILEPLRNLIADLGPPPLAMSWNRPQISTNSPPLYSRFQNFMLRNAFKGTESFLTTRAVYDGGESKDGLSIVCVILRHIENESIDYNMLLYSYLKIASRLWQEPFGLFIDATCYNGRGEPPDDFFTNLDLLTPSEMSLNLSRIYIYNMNSAFKRCLRRLLRVSTRNDGSVFHPDNVNYHLIGSLQDLQAHFHLSQLHLPKETISVVTDTRYMFQPVTRLSKSKGKVEVIIKVGSQFVQITTAKRQEVLSGSRLSSTVNDIFRLGEVDEAATTVQPEDELSFGLRADGGKVVMCFTSPKKADVLQTIRTAKGKHGKESRVHKPFERLIRPQDVPGTMLNLAFTNLASPDHVLRLASYNLLGALCRAFDFDASSKLVCVKDLSVPADPTGFIVSMSKELARTEPQLTADFLTEFFVSWESFADEQKPLSLEYMAPWLPGLRTNVLICESEGEKGREKVAGLLRKVIDLIVFEPGLAHALEHYVWPSIAQDEQLLDIFLDELIKAGLSYDSRPDILEVFSSAVVGLRTMSLRGKVLSRLRKALNRSSLRPTRFLAENAVWTEICVLLQFCLALSFNSGVQSVMFLPEVFHIVTMIANTGGQDVRVLVYRLLVNTIHAGCSSFTLDDASLSKLRSCLDFLCEPKGDIFSLPPVLSRDGASVSTTAQDAASHLAATESLAAVLSEACSVAAPSVDIANAWRARWMSLVASTAFQNNPAVQPRAFTVMGFLAREEVDDDLLYQILVALRSSVGQFGEDGNSEMLVSIITSLSKMMAKLPSASRYGLQLFWLAMSLVRLVPPGLFNCAAQFLEAVLINIGTTGNARGERMVPLLLQCRAQLEEAALPLDDAYGICFDKEDFHFAVCACLVRGLTDTITRRMAIRVLSAFLEMTSWAAGASPAEPTHTIQGSPYLALMLARCIGHEDFMDSLWWADSGRNGLADMIDTRGASDTSAAKDQEVLLAAAIELVDFHLLEDAAQTRSLQWLNKLASDRPRVFVTLCGAMPSILDDVLLHGQESTALEAAHTLLRTLTSSKEYAAAMASNEPLNDALDDMGFGGLWRYPSQTSLDDVKHECFSLTEKLIELIVI is encoded by the exons ATGAATGGCGAAGCTGGCCTGGTCAGCTGCCTCGTTGACCGCGTGGCAACCAGG CTGCCGCATCGCAcaggtgctgctggccgctccttcgacaaggacgagatTCTCCAGATAACACGCTCTACTCTGCTTGATCTGAGCTACTCCAACCTCACCATCGTGCTTGGATCCTTGTTGAACCTCCTCGAAGACATAACTCGGTCGTACACCCCTGTTGCCGCCCACCCGACTCATGTCTTGCGATCGGAAGTCTATGTAGTTGGTCTTTTGGCTGATTGCTGCTCTTCGTCATGGGGTGCTACATCGGACAACACCGGGAAGACCAGCGCGGCAAGACGACCGATCCCGAAGCCCATAGATGACGTACTCGTCAATCGTGTGTTCGATATCGCCAGACAGGTTCTGGAGCCCATTCCAGACAATTATATTCTACCCGCGGAAGCTCTTCTGGAGCAGATTTCAGATCGCAACATTCGCATCCCCCGAGCTCCCAACGCCTCGCAGCAGAAGCATGACGTGTCGACTTCCGATGCAGCATGCGTCGAGGAATGTCTTGCCGAACTAGATGTCTACATCAAGGCCGTGGTGGAGTACGTTTCGGCATCGAACTGGTCGACGTCCTTTGCCTACTTCAGGAACGTAGTCTACAACATACGGACCACATCGTTCGCAGAAGCGAGCGCCGAACTGTCCAGCTCCGCTCAGGCAGCTGAGGTACCGGCCCTTGTGATCCTGCGTCTGATGTCGTTCCTCTGGGTTGATGCCTCAAAGCTGGGTCATGTTATCCAAGAACTATGTTCCAGCTATCTGCACTTTAGGCGGTCTTGTCAAAACacggtcgccgtcgtcttgccATTGCTCATCACGCGCTGGATAAACCGTTTCCCTGACCAGTTCATGCGGCTCCATTTAATGCACAAACGACTAGATGGTGGTGCAGACACGCTGTTTGACATGACGCAGACGGTGGGGGACAATGGAAAGAGGAAGGCCGTCTTCTATCCGCTGCAGATgacgctcctcctcctcctccccgatGTCTTCCAGGTTGCCAGCAACATGAGGGAGGCCAAGAGTAATAACATGGTCAAAAAGGTCGCCTTTCTGGACTTGCTCAGGAAAGCGCTTCGCAACGGCAACGAGCGAGCCGCGTATTGTCTGGTCACCCTTCTCCGCGCCGCACGACATTTTGATGCTGAACATGACTCCGCTTTGGTCAGTTATGCCATGGACGTGCAGAATGAAGTACGCGATGCACTTTTCGGCTCCCCGCCAGGCCTACCCCCAGTCCTTAGCTTCGATCAAGACATCATCACGGGTGCATTTGCGAGCCTGGTTCATCTCAATCTGCATGGCAGCATCGACACCCTGCTTCGCACTTGCATAGCGCAGACATCGACAGAGAAGTTTAAGATCGCCGTCGTACAGAGTTGCACCTACTTTGCAGGTCAAGCCCATGCACTCAAGTGTGATGGCTTGTTCAATACTGCCATTCCCTTTATGAGAGCCCAGTTCGAG GCTAATTGCAACCGCATTGCGACCACACAGGGGGACGAACAGAAGCTGAGCGGTACATTGCTAATACTATCCATACTGGAGTTTTTGGATGCATTCCCGGGGCCTCTGCTTGGGGAGATGTCGCGCATGTCTCTGAACGACGGCTTCCTGAGGCCCTTCCTCTTATGTGTGCTGTCGCCAGACCCATCGATacggcggctggctgcccgaGTCGCGAAACGGGTCTTTGCCAACATCGGCAACAAGCACCAGGTACCTGAAGGTAGATTTGATTCGAGTATGGATGATCTGAGGACTCTATTGTGGAAGCAAGG CTCTGATGTGCTGCTGGAAATTTGCAGCCGCATCGACACagatgatggcgagggtgTGCTGGAGCTGTATGGTGTCCTTGAATCCCGTGTGACCCTGGTCAAGGCCATCCCT AGCTTGGTAGACGAAATCGATGCCTCAATCGATGCTGAGTTCGCGTCGCCTCTCGAGACCACTCTGTTGGTATCGCTGTGTACCCCCGACATCGAGGTATGCCAGAACGTAACTGCCTGCATCGGGATGCTCCTGGAAGAACACGCGGTGCGAAATACTGCTGATTCCGCCCGGGCTCTCACTTGGGTGTCATACAATCGCGCTGTATATCACGATCTCGCCTCTCCCGAGTTCCGCTTCACTGGCCTCGTTGCCTTTCAGAAGAGGATGCGTGGGCTCCTTCGGCGCCTGCAACATCCGACCTTGGGCATCCTGGCTGCATGGGAGGCCGCATTTGATAAGTGGCTTCACCTAGCCAAAGAAGTGTCAACGGCTCCTGTCGACGGTATTGACGACAAGTTGCTAGCTGAGTGGCGGAACTTCTCTGGCTTTCTGGCCTCGTTGGGTGGCATTTGCATCGCCGATAAAGGCCCACCGCTCGAGGAACCGTTTTCCGAGGATATGCGATGGATTGACCGGGTGTGCTCCGACCATTATGAAGAATCACCTCTCGCACGCTATCTGAGGCTCAGCATTCAGCTCCTTGGCTGCTCCAATGTCAAGGTTCGCGAGGCAATGCGGGACGTACTGTCCAGCGAAATACCGCCCATCCTATACCCGCCACTGTTCAGAGCTCTCGAATCGGAGCTGGATGTGCTCCTAACAGGGGCTCTTGCTTCAGTCGAGAAGGGGCACGAAAGCGAGATAATATTTGCTGAGCAAGCAGCCTCAGTCCTCAAAGCAATGGTCGAGAGACTTGAGAGCACAGCAGATCTTGGTGCCTCCTCATCCGTGCACCTGGGTGCCCTCACGCTAAACTTGGCCAGGTTCATTGATGGGGTGCAAGACATCATGAGCATGCAGAGGGTAAAAATCCGGATCTGCAACCTCTGCGAGGCGGTAACGAAGCGAAAGGAGTATTTGAATCTCCGTGATGACGTTCGGATCAGGAACCAGCTACTGGAGTACATTTTCGGCTGGATAGCGAGGCCACATCCCACGAAGATAGATCATCAGCATTCCTCGGGCCCTCGGTATGACGACGGGCGAAGAATACAGAGGGACCTTGACAAGGCTTGCCTTAAATGTCTCGCGGATCTTACTTGTCGGCTTCCGCTCCAGCCCCTCGACAACCAGCCAGATGCCGACACGAGCGAAATGAAGTCCCAAATGTTTCACACGTACTTCAACAGGTTTCTGTCGCTGCTGAACTATGAGACCAAGGACTCAGGCAAGCTAGAGTACCCCCCTATTGCGGCAGCTCGCGAGGAGACCATGACCAACTCAGACTTGGTAATCACGATACTCTCGAACCTCTTGAGCGCGAATATCGACGTTGGTCTTAAACACTCGTTGAACATCGGATACCACGAGAACATTGAGATTCGCGCGGCATTCATCAAAGTTCTATACAACATCTTGCTTCAAGGGAAGGAGTTCAGCAGCCTCACAGATTTGGCCGTGAGCGAGAAGTATGAGGCGCTTCTCAAT CTCCTAACGACGGACCTCTCCCTTGTAGTTTCGATGAGCTCAATCTGCCCACCTTCCGAGGTCGATGAGCTCACTGTTTGCCTGCTGACGATTTTCGAGCAAAGAGGGCTCCTTTTTGATCTTTTTGAAGCCCTGGTTCAGTATGAGGTTGAACAGACTG AGAATGAGACCGAGCTTTTGCGAAGGACTTCTGTTGCGACGAAACTGCTTTCCCTCTATGCCAAATGGAAAGGCGTCGCCTACTTGCGGGCTACTCTACACAATGTTCTTGAGAGGCTGATGATCACATCACAAGATCTTGACCTTGAACTTGATCCGGCCCGGGTGGGGTCAGAAGAAGAGTTGCAGAAAAACGCGATCCAGCTGCAAATCGTAGCTAAAGTTTTCATGGACGATATCTGTGCCTCAGAACTTCTGGTTCCATCGTCATTCCGGAGAATTTGCTGCATT ATATCCGATACTGTCTCACATCGATTTCCAAACGCCAAGTACACAGCTGTCGGCGCCTTCATGTTTCTGCGGTTCATCTGCCCAGCAATCGTGGCACCCGAGTCCGAGGGTCTTGTATCAACCGTTCCCACCAAAGAGATGCGTCGTGGACTATTGTTGATTGCCAAGGTCATACAAAACCTGGCTAATAATGTGCTGTTTGGCACTAAGGAGCCTTACATGTTTCCTCTGAATCCTTTCCTGGTCCAGAACATAGGTTTCGTGACAACATTCCTCAGTCGCATCTCC GAACCCACCGAGCCCATGGAAGACCCGGAAAGCACCGTACTTGTCGATTTCGGATCTTGTGTCGCAATTCATCGGTTTTTATACGATCACTGGGATCACCTCCGCCAAACACTAGTTTCCCGGGACAAACGAGTTGTCATCCGCAACCTGGGTGAGCTGTCTCGTGGCTCACCCACCATCTTGGAGCCACTGCGGAACCTCATTGCGGATCTTGGTCCTCCGCCGTTGGCAATGTCATGGAATCGACCACAAATTTCTACAAACTCCCCACCACTGTACTCTCGGTTCCAGAACTTCATGTTGCGGAATGCTTTCAAAGGCACGGAGTCGTTCCTTACGACTCGGGCCGTGTACGACGGGGGCGAGAGCAAG GATGGTCTTTCCATTGTGTGCGTGATCTTGCGACATATTGAAAACGAAAGTATCGACTACAACATGCTTCTCTACAGCTATCTGAAG ATTGCAAGCAGGCTTTGGCAAGAACCCTTTGGCCTTTTTATCGATGCTACCTGTTACAATGGGCGAGGGGAGCCACCGGACGACTTCTTCACGAACCTTGACCTTCTGACACCCTCCGAGATGTCACTAAACCTTTCTAGGATATACATATACAATATGAACAGCGCATTCAA GAGGTGTTTACGGCGACTGCTTCGGGTCTCCACCAGGAATGACGGCAGTGTTTTCCATCCAGACAATGTGAACTACCATCTGATAGGCAGCTTACAAGACCTGCAAGCGCATTTCCACTTGAGCCAGCTTCACCTACCCAAAGAAACAATCAGCGTTGTTACCGACACACGCTACATGTTTCAACCTGTCACTCGGCTTTCCAAGTCCAAGGGCAAGGTGGAAGTGATCATTAAGGTTGGCAGTCAGTTCGTACAGATTACAACCGCGAAGAGACAAGAAGTACTGTCAGGCTCTCGTCTCAGCAGTACCGTGAACGACATTTTTCGGCTTGGCGAGGTTGATGAGGCGGCAACAACGGTCCAGCCAGAGGATGAGCTGTCCTTCGGACTTCGCGCGGATGGAGGCAAGGTTGTCATGTGTTTCACAAGCCCCAAGAAGGCGGATGTGCTTCAGACCATTCGAACCGCGAAGGGAAAGCACGGCAAGGAAAGCAGGGTCCACAAGCCATTCGAGAGATTGATCCGACCTCAGGATGTCCCTGGTACCATGCTCAACCTCGCTTTCACGAATCTAGCGAGCCCAGACCATGTCCTCCGACTTGCATCTTACAATCTCCTCGGTGCGCTGTGCCGTGCATTCGACTTCGACGCCTCGTCAAAGTTAGTTTGTGTTAAGG ATCTCTCGGTCCCCGCAGACCCCACGGGCTTCATAGTCAGCATGAGCAAGGAGTTGGCAAGAACCGAACCTCAGCTCACAGCAGACTTCCTCACCGAGTTCTTTGTCAGCTGGGAGAGCTTCGCAGACGAGCAAAAACCTCTCAGCCTGGAGTACATGGCACCATGGCTGCCTGGCCTCCGCACCAACGTACTGATTTGCGAGTCGGAAGGTGAAAAGGGGCGCGAAAAGGTGGCTGGCTTACTCCGGAAAGTCATTGACTTGATCGTATTTGAGCCTGGCTTGGCCCATGCTCTTGAGCACTACGTCTGGCCCTCAATCGCCCAAGACGAGCAACTGTTGGACATCTTCTTAGACGAACTTATCAAGGCGGGCTTGAGTTATGACAGCCGACCGGATATTCTGGAGGTGTTTTCATCGGCCGTGGTCGGCCTGAGGACCATGAGTCTCCGCGGTAAAGTGTTGTCACGGCTTCGCAAGGCACTCAACCGCTCCTCACTGCGACCCACCCGGTTCCTGGCAGAGAATGCAGTCTGGACTGAGATATGCGTCCTCTTGCAGTTCTGCTTGGCACTGTCATTCAACAGCGGGGTCCAGTCGGTCATGTTTCTGCCTGAAGTATTCCACATCGTTACCATGATCGCCAACACCGGCGGACAGGACGTGCGGGTGCTCGTCTATAGGCTACTGGTCAACACCATACACGCAGGCTGCTCGTCCTTTACCCTCGATGATGCCAGCCTCTCGAAGCTGAGATCTTGCCTCGACTTTCTGTGCGAGCCCAAGGGGGACATTTTCTCCTTGCCTCCCGTGCTCTCGCGTGATGGCGCCTCCGTGTCTACTACAGCACAGGATGCGGCATCGCATTTGGCAGCGACAGAGAGCCTGGCTGCCGTGCTGTCAGAGGCGTgctccgtggcggcgccgtctgTCGACATTGCCAATGCCTGGCGGGCCCGATGGATGAGCCTGGTGGCAAGCACTGCGTTCCAGAACAACCCAGCCGTTCAGCCGCGGGCATTCACCGTCATGGGCTTCCTTGCCCGCGAggaagtcgacgacgatctCCTTTACCAAATCCTGGTCGCCCTACGGAGCAGTGTCGGCCAGTTTGGAGAAGACGGCAATAGCGAGATGCTGGTCTCCATTATTACCTCACTGTCCAAGATGATGGCGAAGTTGCCATCAGCGTCACGGTACGGCCTTCAGCTGTTTTGGCTGGCCATGTCTCTAGTCCGTCTGGTGCCGCCAGGGCTGTTCAATTGCGCGGCACAGTTTCTGGAGGCGGTCCTCATCAACATTGGGACAACCGGGAACGCGAGGGGTGAGAGAATGGTGCCACTGCTGTTGCAATGCCGGGCCCAGCTGGAAGAGGCGGCGTTACCTCTTGACGATGCATACGGCATCTGCTTTGACAAGGAGGATTTTCACTTTGCGGTCTGCGCCTGCCTGGTGCGGGGGCTCACAGACACCATCACCAGACGAATGGCAATCCGTGTCCTGTCGGCCTTCCTGGAAATGACATCTTGGGCAGCTGGCGCGTCGCCTGCTGAACCGACTCACACGATCCAGGGCTCGCCATACCTTGCCCTGATGCTCGCCCGTTGCATCGGCCACGAGGACTTCATGGACTCTCTGTGGTGGGCGGACTCTGGGCGTAACGGGCTCGCGGACATGATTGACACTCGCGGTGCCAGTGACACGAGTGCCGCAAAGGACCAAGAGGTCTtactcgcggcggcgattgaGCTTGTCGACTTTCACTTACTCGAGGACGCAGCCCAGACGCGAAGCTTGCAATGGCTGAACAAACTCGCATCGGACCGGCCTCGTGTTTTTGTCACATT GTGCGgcgccatgccatccatTCTCGATGATGTCCTCCTTCACGGCCAGGAGTCGACAGCTCTCGAGGCTGCACACACGCTGCTCAGGACGCTGACATCAAGCAAAGAATACgcagcggccatggcgtccaACGAGCCGCTCAACGACgctctcgacgacatgggctTCGGCGGCCTTTGGAGATATCCGTCTCAGACGTCCTTGGACGATGTCAAGCACGAGTGCTTCAGTCTGACAGAGAAGTTGATTGAG CTCATTGTGATATGA